Proteins found in one Corynebacterium freneyi genomic segment:
- a CDS encoding GntR family transcriptional regulator: protein MTSPSAPAPAPGPADARTDAPTPAASKVASSAQRTLALLSRHSIEPGPIPKHAQLKEILTEVCHDDLRPGDSLPGERVLEEVFGVSRITVRRAIGDMVADGTVESFRGKGTFVAKRPLRSDLSLGSFTAEMTQQGAEPSAMILVSERTEPPESVAEFLGDGPHLHLVRVRLGDGLPYSVDDAWYNARLVPGLLERPVHTSVYSILASKFDVPIDEAEQVCTAAAATADVGRALGIDVGQPVLRIRRLSSSRGRPVEVCTSTYRPDRFTLRMRLRDGRE, encoded by the coding sequence ATGACCTCCCCTTCCGCCCCAGCCCCGGCACCGGGTCCGGCGGATGCCCGTACCGACGCTCCCACCCCGGCCGCCTCCAAGGTGGCCTCCTCGGCACAACGCACTCTCGCTCTGCTGTCGCGCCACAGCATCGAACCCGGCCCGATCCCCAAACACGCGCAGCTCAAGGAGATCCTCACCGAGGTCTGCCACGACGACCTGCGGCCGGGCGACTCCCTGCCCGGTGAGCGCGTGCTCGAGGAGGTCTTCGGCGTCAGCCGCATCACCGTCCGCCGTGCGATCGGGGACATGGTCGCCGACGGCACGGTGGAGAGTTTCCGCGGCAAGGGCACCTTCGTGGCCAAGCGTCCGTTGCGCTCCGACCTGAGTTTGGGCAGCTTCACCGCCGAGATGACGCAGCAGGGTGCGGAACCGTCGGCGATGATCCTCGTTTCCGAACGGACCGAGCCGCCGGAGTCGGTGGCGGAGTTCCTCGGCGATGGCCCGCATCTGCACCTGGTCCGCGTGCGGCTTGGCGACGGCCTGCCGTATTCCGTCGACGACGCCTGGTACAACGCCCGCCTCGTCCCGGGTCTTTTGGAGCGGCCGGTGCACACGTCGGTGTATTCGATCCTGGCGTCGAAGTTCGACGTCCCGATCGACGAAGCCGAGCAGGTGTGCACGGCGGCCGCGGCGACGGCGGACGTCGGCCGCGCTCTGGGCATCGACGTCGGCCAGCCGGTTCTGCGCATTCGCCGGCTTTCGTCGAGCCGCGGCCGCCCCGTGGAGGTGTGCACGTCGACGTATCGGCCGGACCGTTTCACCCTGCGCATGCGCCTTCGCGACGGGCGGGAGTAG
- a CDS encoding type 1 glutamine amidotransferase, giving the protein MTDLNIGLILPDVLGTYGDDGNALVLRERARRRGFDAAITPIKLGEAVPERLDVYTIGGGEDAAQTIAAEHLAKDGGLARAAAAGRPILAICAGFQILGESFRAGGREVAGLGLLDCVTTSMETRAIGEIRTASLSDELTATLTGFENHMGRTRLGADARPLGRVIRGVGNEGPERQPEPGRAPGPVRAADGGKVGVVKHEATETPTGGDEGAVQGSIVATYLHGPVLARNPQLADLLLARAMGVDVATLEPLDLPVIDRLRAERIASKPRPKSER; this is encoded by the coding sequence ATGACTGATCTGAACATCGGCCTGATCCTGCCCGACGTGCTGGGCACGTACGGCGACGACGGCAACGCCCTGGTGCTGCGGGAACGCGCCCGCCGCCGTGGTTTCGACGCCGCCATCACCCCGATCAAGCTGGGCGAGGCGGTGCCGGAGCGCCTGGACGTGTACACCATCGGCGGCGGCGAGGACGCGGCCCAGACCATCGCCGCGGAGCACCTGGCCAAGGACGGCGGTCTGGCGCGCGCCGCCGCCGCGGGACGACCGATTCTGGCGATCTGCGCCGGTTTCCAGATCCTCGGCGAGTCCTTCCGCGCCGGCGGCCGGGAGGTTGCGGGGCTGGGCCTCCTCGATTGCGTCACCACGTCGATGGAGACCCGGGCGATCGGCGAGATCCGCACCGCATCGCTTTCCGACGAGCTCACCGCAACGCTCACGGGCTTCGAAAACCACATGGGTCGCACGCGGCTCGGCGCGGACGCACGCCCCCTGGGCCGAGTCATCCGCGGAGTCGGCAACGAGGGCCCCGAGCGTCAACCCGAGCCTGGCCGTGCGCCGGGTCCGGTGCGGGCGGCCGACGGTGGGAAGGTGGGCGTCGTCAAGCACGAAGCCACCGAAACCCCGACCGGCGGCGACGAAGGCGCGGTGCAGGGCAGCATCGTGGCCACGTACCTGCACGGGCCGGTGCTGGCGCGCAACCCGCAGCTGGCGGACCTGCTGCTGGCGCGGGCGATGGGCGTCGACGTCGCGACGCTGGAGCCTCTGGACCTGCCGGTCATCGACCGGCTGCGCGCCGAGCGGATCGCGTCGAAGCCGCGGCCGAAGAGCGAGCGGTAG
- a CDS encoding MurT ligase domain-containing protein, with amino-acid sequence MTKSSNSRRRSLRSRIATTAAAAATWASRRTGRGSGGMIGGLIAQKIDPGILGQLGGGRPAAIITGTNGKSTTTRMLAAAMRAAGDSVATNEGGDNMDAGVISALMASPNADTLVLEVDELHVAHIAADLEPRVLVMLNLSRDQLDRVGEINKIERSLRDAVNANPQATVIANCDDPLIASAVWDAKNVVWVSAGCGWTNDATSCPRTGGPIIRDGDDWYAVKDLPGGGAFRRPAPAWAITAEGITTPYGTTIPLDLALPGDANRGNATLATAAAVELGAEAVVAASAAETVDNVAGRYSTMTVGDHEVRMLLAKNPAGWQEALSMVDRSADGVVIAVNGHVADGEDLSWLWDVVFENFGGQTVVASGERGTDLAVRLLYAGIEHRLLHDPLEAIAACPPGRVEVLANYTAFRDLKKAIERGAVATAAEAEDERGSHD; translated from the coding sequence ATGACCAAGAGCAGCAATTCCCGCCGCAGGAGCCTCCGGTCGCGCATCGCGACGACGGCGGCCGCAGCGGCGACGTGGGCGTCGCGACGCACCGGGCGCGGCTCCGGCGGCATGATCGGCGGGCTCATCGCCCAGAAGATCGACCCCGGCATCCTGGGGCAACTCGGCGGCGGCCGGCCGGCGGCGATCATCACCGGCACCAACGGCAAGTCCACCACCACCCGCATGCTCGCCGCCGCGATGCGCGCCGCTGGCGACTCCGTGGCCACCAACGAAGGCGGCGACAACATGGACGCCGGCGTCATCTCCGCGCTGATGGCCTCCCCGAACGCGGACACGCTGGTCCTGGAGGTCGACGAACTGCACGTCGCGCACATCGCCGCGGACCTCGAGCCGCGGGTGCTGGTGATGCTGAACCTGTCGCGCGACCAGCTGGACCGGGTGGGCGAGATCAACAAGATCGAACGGTCGCTGCGTGATGCGGTCAACGCGAATCCGCAGGCGACGGTCATCGCGAACTGCGACGATCCGCTCATCGCGTCGGCGGTGTGGGACGCGAAGAACGTCGTGTGGGTCTCCGCCGGCTGCGGCTGGACCAACGACGCGACGAGCTGCCCCCGCACCGGCGGGCCGATCATCCGCGACGGCGACGACTGGTACGCGGTGAAGGACCTCCCGGGAGGCGGCGCTTTCCGACGACCCGCCCCCGCCTGGGCGATCACGGCGGAAGGGATCACCACGCCATACGGCACGACCATCCCCCTCGACCTGGCGCTGCCGGGCGACGCCAACCGCGGCAACGCCACGCTGGCCACCGCCGCCGCCGTCGAGCTGGGCGCGGAGGCCGTCGTCGCCGCGTCGGCCGCCGAGACGGTCGACAACGTCGCCGGCCGCTACTCCACCATGACCGTCGGCGACCACGAGGTGCGCATGCTGCTGGCGAAGAACCCCGCCGGGTGGCAGGAGGCGCTGTCGATGGTCGACCGTTCCGCCGACGGGGTGGTCATCGCCGTCAACGGCCACGTCGCCGACGGCGAGGACCTGTCGTGGCTGTGGGACGTCGTGTTCGAGAACTTCGGCGGGCAGACCGTCGTGGCGTCGGGCGAACGCGGCACCGATCTGGCGGTCCGCCTGCTGTACGCGGGCATCGAGCACCGTCTGCTGCATGATCCGCTGGAGGCCATCGCCGCGTGCCCGCCCGGCCGCGTCGAGGTGCTGGCGAACTACACCGCATTCCGCGACCTGAAGAAGGCCATCGAGCGGGGCGCAGTCGCCACCGCCGCCGAGGCCGAGGACGAGCGAGGCTCCCATGACTGA
- a CDS encoding DNA polymerase III subunit epsilon (3'-5' exonuclease of DNA polymerase III), which produces MDRSPSAQPGPSPSDDASSAGEGAAAAEDADAGSPYVAAVVKSTGIHPKSSRMVALGLATFSADGEITRTWHGVFTIGEDPGPVHLHGLEPSDLDGAPRFGTVLGTVGELLDSRELITHDLPRTWGFIVEEAKRARRHANRANRGRRGRGRGRVRAGRIPAPTRVTDTLATARLQGVDLPDTRLRGVARTYGLDAPSPVASVDNVGVPERERTMADVELLVDLWRAQGERAGDGPSSSTFATWPTDDLRADNVGLQRSGIRVDAMEAPRPNPNPGTYRPGGKLKVGMEFAIAPELATPADDIIGAGVRAGLAYSEKVTRETSVLVCNRPADVTPEELTGKAMHAHRKDIPLVSDEAFLRLLENM; this is translated from the coding sequence ATGGATCGTTCGCCGTCAGCGCAGCCGGGGCCGTCCCCGTCCGACGATGCGTCGTCGGCGGGGGAAGGCGCCGCTGCGGCGGAAGACGCCGATGCGGGGTCCCCGTACGTCGCCGCGGTGGTGAAGTCGACGGGCATCCACCCGAAGTCGTCGCGGATGGTGGCGCTGGGTTTGGCCACGTTTTCCGCCGACGGCGAGATCACGCGCACGTGGCACGGCGTGTTCACCATCGGCGAGGACCCCGGCCCGGTGCACCTGCACGGCCTGGAGCCGTCCGACCTCGACGGCGCCCCGCGGTTCGGCACGGTGCTGGGCACGGTGGGCGAACTCCTCGACAGCCGTGAGCTGATCACCCATGACCTGCCCCGCACCTGGGGTTTCATCGTCGAAGAGGCGAAGCGGGCGCGTCGCCACGCCAATCGGGCCAACCGGGGCCGCCGTGGCCGCGGCCGTGGTCGCGTGCGGGCGGGCCGCATCCCGGCACCGACGCGGGTGACGGACACGCTGGCCACCGCGCGTCTCCAGGGCGTCGATCTGCCCGACACCCGCCTGCGCGGCGTCGCCCGCACCTACGGCCTGGACGCCCCGTCGCCGGTGGCCAGCGTCGACAACGTCGGCGTGCCCGAACGTGAACGCACCATGGCCGACGTCGAACTGCTCGTCGACCTTTGGCGCGCCCAGGGCGAACGGGCCGGAGACGGGCCGTCGTCAAGCACCTTCGCCACCTGGCCCACCGACGACCTGCGGGCGGACAACGTCGGCCTGCAACGATCCGGCATCCGCGTCGACGCGATGGAGGCCCCGCGCCCCAACCCCAACCCGGGCACGTACCGGCCCGGCGGCAAACTGAAGGTCGGCATGGAATTCGCCATCGCCCCCGAGCTGGCCACGCCCGCCGACGACATCATCGGCGCGGGCGTCCGGGCGGGCCTGGCGTACTCGGAGAAGGTCACGCGCGAGACGTCCGTGCTCGTGTGCAACCGGCCCGCCGACGTCACGCCCGAGGAGCTCACCGGCAAGGCGATGCACGCCCACCGCAAGGACATTCCGCTGGTCAGCGACGAGGCATTCCTGCGGCTGCTGGAGAACATGTAG
- the leuA gene encoding 2-isopropylmalate synthase translates to MSPTDAFISAPSRINTPDGEIPQGQPAWNKQRNSTMPSTRYQPYDVEVQDFRLPDRTWPDKRITKAPVWCAVDLRDGNQALIDPMSPERKRRMFELLVQMGYKEIEVGFPSASQTDYNFVREIIENNMIPDDVTIQVLVQAREHLIRRTFEACAGAKNVIVHFYNSTSILQRDVVFRKDKDAIKKIATDAAELIKTIAKDYPDTNWRWEYSPESYTGTEVEYAKEVVDAVVDVIDPTPDNPIIINLPSTVEMITPNVYADSIEWMDRNLNRRDSIILSLHPHNDRGTGVATAELGYMAGADRIEGCLFGNGERTGNVCLVTLGLNMLTQGVDPQIDFSDIDLIRRTVEYCNQLRVPERHPYGGDLVFTAFSGSHQDAVNKGLDAMADKVRPGASVKELTDDQLRAVTWEVPYLPIDPKDVGRSYEAVIRVNSQSGKGGVAYIMKTDHGMNLPRAMQVEFSSVVQAVTDAEGGEINSKAMWDIFAGEYLDREAPIEQIALTVDAAQNETDETKVQARIVYNGTEHVIAGHGNGPLAAYANALEQLGVNVEVQEYNQHARTAGDDAEAAAYVLADVNGTKVWGCGIAGSITYASLKAVTSAANRALAEA, encoded by the coding sequence ATGTCCCCCACTGACGCCTTCATCTCCGCCCCCTCCCGCATCAACACTCCCGACGGCGAGATCCCCCAGGGGCAGCCGGCATGGAACAAGCAACGCAACTCCACCATGCCCTCCACCCGCTACCAGCCCTACGACGTCGAAGTACAGGACTTCCGCCTGCCCGACCGCACCTGGCCGGACAAGCGCATCACCAAGGCACCGGTGTGGTGCGCCGTCGACCTGCGCGACGGCAACCAGGCGCTGATCGATCCGATGAGCCCGGAACGCAAGCGCCGCATGTTCGAGCTGCTGGTCCAGATGGGCTACAAGGAAATCGAGGTCGGCTTCCCCTCGGCTTCCCAAACCGACTACAACTTCGTCCGCGAGATCATCGAAAACAACATGATCCCCGACGACGTGACCATCCAGGTCCTGGTCCAGGCCCGCGAACACCTGATCCGCCGCACCTTCGAAGCCTGCGCCGGCGCGAAGAACGTCATCGTCCACTTCTACAACTCCACCTCGATCCTCCAGCGCGACGTGGTGTTCCGTAAGGACAAGGACGCGATCAAGAAGATCGCCACCGACGCCGCGGAGCTGATCAAGACCATCGCGAAGGACTACCCCGACACCAACTGGCGCTGGGAGTACTCGCCGGAGTCCTACACCGGCACCGAGGTCGAGTACGCCAAGGAAGTCGTCGACGCCGTCGTCGACGTCATCGACCCCACCCCGGACAACCCGATCATCATCAACCTGCCGTCGACGGTGGAGATGATCACCCCCAACGTCTACGCCGACTCCATCGAATGGATGGACCGCAACCTCAACCGCCGCGACTCCATCATCCTGTCGCTGCACCCCCACAACGACCGCGGCACCGGCGTGGCCACCGCCGAACTCGGTTACATGGCCGGCGCCGACCGCATCGAAGGCTGCCTGTTCGGCAACGGCGAGCGCACCGGCAACGTCTGCCTGGTCACCCTGGGTCTGAACATGCTCACCCAGGGCGTCGACCCCCAGATCGACTTCTCCGACATCGACCTGATCCGCCGCACCGTCGAGTACTGCAACCAGCTGCGCGTTCCGGAGCGTCACCCCTACGGCGGCGACCTGGTCTTCACCGCCTTCTCCGGCTCCCACCAGGATGCCGTCAACAAGGGCCTCGACGCCATGGCCGACAAGGTGCGCCCGGGTGCCTCGGTCAAGGAACTCACCGACGACCAGCTGCGCGCCGTGACCTGGGAAGTACCCTACCTGCCCATCGACCCGAAGGACGTCGGCCGCTCCTACGAGGCCGTCATCCGCGTCAACTCCCAGTCCGGCAAGGGCGGGGTGGCCTACATCATGAAGACCGACCACGGCATGAACCTGCCGCGGGCAATGCAGGTCGAGTTCTCCTCCGTCGTCCAGGCCGTCACCGACGCCGAAGGCGGCGAGATCAACTCCAAGGCAATGTGGGACATCTTCGCCGGCGAATACCTCGACCGCGAAGCCCCGATCGAACAGATCGCCTTGACCGTCGACGCCGCCCAGAACGAAACCGACGAGACCAAGGTCCAGGCCCGCATCGTCTACAACGGCACCGAGCACGTCATCGCCGGCCACGGCAACGGCCCCCTGGCCGCCTACGCCAACGCCCTGGAACAGCTCGGCGTCAACGTCGAAGTCCAGGAGTACAACCAGCACGCCCGCACCGCCGGCGACGACGCCGAAGCCGCCGCCTACGTCCTCGCCGACGTCAACGGCACCAAGGTCTGGGGCTGCGGCATCGCCGGCTCCATCACCTACGCCTCCCTCAAGGCCGTCACCTCCGCCGCCAACCGCGCATTGGCCGAGGCGTAG